A region of Scleropages formosus chromosome 2, fSclFor1.1, whole genome shotgun sequence DNA encodes the following proteins:
- the uqcc2 gene encoding ubiquinol-cytochrome-c reductase complex assembly factor 2 → MAATRYRRFLKLCEEWPKDESKKGRDLGTFLRQRVALAFREGENTQISDPEKCDQMYESLVRINSNYYKEKFPRAKDTSFTGVTVEECRVLLSSGNMQQMDEEKRSLWKTVMQRFSSKVPEEGAEKQPEK, encoded by the exons ATGGCAGCCACTCGCTACAGAAGGTTTCTGAAACTGTGCGAAGAATGGCCTAAGGACGAGTCGAAAAAGGGACGCGATCTGGGTACTTTCCTGCGGCAGAGGGTGGCGCTCGCCTTCCGAGAAGGAGAAAATACCCAG ATCTCAGATCCAGAGAAGTGTGACCAGATGTATGAGAGCCTGGTTAGGATCAACAGCAACTACTACAAAGAGAAG TTCCCTCGGGCCAAAGATACAAGTTTCACCGGGGTGACGGTGGAGGAGTGCCGAGTGCTTCTTTCCAGTG GGAACATGCAGCAGATGGACGAGGAGAAGAGAAGCCTGTGGAAGACAGTGATGCAGCGCTTCTCCTCCAAAGTACCAGAGGAGGGTGCTGAAAAGCAGCCTGAGAAGTAG
- the LOC108931246 gene encoding transmembrane and coiled-coil domains protein 2-like isoform X1 has protein sequence MPLPFARSFTGAAHAVLHGSEVSMKRCKSDDFGAPEDGGSPTLCSAGKDDTPSVFVVEVKPSDNPEMNSSIQNPHAPGPRNKPPDLKKIQQLSEGSMFGHGLKHLFHSRRRSREREAPSPQEPGAGLGAGLAAGATYSDHDSADEKERSPEMHRVSYAVSLHDLPARPTAFNRVLQQIRARPPIRRGASLHASGRRTKSNPASEAPRGGSPHLARRTAQDGPSGLMPHHSRPRSSSTTDAALLASEVPLHLGPEESERPGERVDKGEWSLGLPAPASHGGSDGSLGTDTPEAGDPQRTRAAVQHLQQKVLKVTEQIRVEQEARDGHVAEYLKLAHNADKQQAARIKQVFEKKNQKSAQTIAHLHKKLEHYHKKLKEIEQNGPTRQPKDVLRDMQQGLKDVGANVRAGISGFGGGVVEGVKGGVSALSHTAVVSKPREFASLIRNKFGSADNIAQLKDTLDDSRAEDAPRPLSGSATLVSSPKYGSEDDCSSATSGSAAGSPAGPAMGSPRAHVMDSSWDTLLEELRDIKAGQEHLEDAMEDMKTQLQRDYSYMTQWLQEERYRYERLEEQLNDLTELHQNEMSNLKQELASMEEKVAYQSYERARDVQEAVESCLTRITKLELQQQQQQVVQLEGVENGGARALLGKLINVILALMAVLLVFVSTMASFITPLMKSRERVAASVLLALLLVSLWKHWDVVQLWLWAN, from the exons ATGCCGCTTCCCTTCGCCAGGTCATTTACTGGTGCCGCACACGCTGTCTTACACGGGTCAGAGGTGAGCATGAAACGCTGCAAATCGGATGACTTCGGTGCGCCGGAGGACGGCGGCAGCCCGACGTTGTGCAGCGCGGGGAAGGACGACACGCCGAGCGTGTTCGTCGTGGAGGTGAAGCCCAGCGACAACCCCGAGATGAACTCTTCCATCCAGAATCCACACGCTCCAGGTCCCAGGAACAAACCGCCCGATTTAAAG AAAATCCAGCAGCTGTCCGAGGGCTCCATGTTCGGTCATGGGCTGAAGCACCTGTTCCACAGTCGCCGGCGTTCACGGGAGCGGGAAGCTCCGAGCCCCCAGGAGCCAGGGGCAGGGCTGGGTGCCGGGCTAGCGGCGGGGGCCACGTACTCGGACCACGACTCCGCGGACGAGAAGGAGCGCTCTCCAGAGATGCACAGAGTGTCCtatgctgtgtcactgcacgaCCTGCCCGCTCGGCCGACAGCGTTCAACCGCGTGCTGCAGCAGATCCGCGCGCGCCCTCCCATCCGCCGAGGCGCCAGCCTGCATGCCAGCGGTCGCCGCACTAAGAGCAACCCGGCTTCAGAGGCCCCCCGCGGGGGCAGTCCCCACCTAGCTCGTCGCACTGCACAGGATGGGCCCTCTGGGCTGATGCCCCACCACAGTCGCCCACGTTCCTCCTCGACCACCGACGCCGCCCTGCTGGCCAGCGAAGTGCCACTGCACCTGGGCCCTGAAGAGTCTGAGCGTCCAGGCGAAAGG GTGGACAAAGGCGAGTGGAGCTTGGGCCTCCCTGCTCCCGCCAGTCACGGTGGCTCGGATGGCAGCCTGGGCACAGATACTCCCGAGGCAGGCGACCCCCAGCGCACGCGCGCTGCCGTGCAGcatctgcagcagaaggtgCTCAAGGTGACGGAGCAGATCCGCGTGGAGCAGGAGGCGCGAGACGGCCATGTGGCCGAGTACCTGAAGCTGGCCCACAACGCCGACAAGCAGCAGGCTGCACGCATCAAGCAGGTGTTTGAGAAGAAGAACCAGAAGTCAGCACAGACCATCGCTCACCTGCACAAGAAGCTGGAGCACTACCACAAGAAGCTGAAGGAGATTGAGCAG AACGGCCCAACTCGGCAGCCCAAGGATGTGCTCAGGGACATGCAGCAGGGTCTGAAGGATGTGGGTGCCAACGTGCGAGCGGGCATCAGTGgctttgggggtggggtggtggagGGCGTCAAGGGGGGTGTGTCCGCCCTGTCCCACACAGCTGTGGTCTCCAAGCCACGCGAGTTTGCCAGCCTCATCCGGAACAAATTTGGCAGCGCGGACAACATCGCGCAGCTGAAGGACACGCTGGATGACTCACGGGCCGAGGATGCCCCACGCCCCCTCAGTGGCAGCGCCACACTGGTGTCCAGCCCAAAGTATGGCAGCGAGGATGACTGTTCGAGCGCCACGTCGGGCTCGGCTGCCGGCAGCCCTGCTGGGCCGGCCATGGGAAGCCCGAGAGCGCACGTGATGGACAGCTCCTGGGACActctgctggaggagctgcgggACATCAAGGCTGGGCAGGAGCATCTGGAAGACGCCATGGAGGACATGAAGACCCAGCTGCAGAGGGACTACTCCTACATGACACAATGGCTGCAGGAGGAGCGCTACAG GTATGAACGTCTGGAAGAACAGCTGAACGACTTGACGGAGCTGCACCAGAACGAGATGAGCAATCTGAAGCAGGAGCTGGCTAGCATGGAGGAGAAGGTGGCGTATCAGTCCTACGAGCGTGCCAGAGATGTGCAG GAGGCAGTGGAGTCGTGTCTTACCCGGATCACGAAGCTtgagctccagcagcagcagcagcaggtggtacagCTGGAGGGAGTGGAGAATGGAGGAGCTCGCGCCCTGCTGGGCAAACTCATTAACGTGATTCTGGCCCTCATGGCCGTGCTGCTTGTGTTCGTGTCCACTATGGCGAGCTTCATCACGCCGCTCATGAAGAGCCGCGAGCGTGTGGCGGCCAGCGTGCTGCTGGCGCTGCTGCTTGTCTCACTCTGGAAGCACTGGGACGTCGTGCAGCTGTGGCTCTGGGCCAACTGA
- the tspo gene encoding translocator protein, which produces MWTHVLGFTALPHLGGFAGALITRREVKTWYQTLTKPSWRPPNAAFPVVWTGLYTGMGYGSYLVWKELGGFNQDAVVPLGLYGLQLALNWAWTPIFFGAHRIKLALIEVMLLTGTVGATMLSWYPISRPATMLMVPYLLWLGLATTLNYCIWRDNPEPKRD; this is translated from the exons ATGTGGACACACGTGCTTGGCTTCACTGCCCTCCCTCACCTGGGTGGGTTTGCCGGGGCCCTCATCACCCGCAGGGAGGTAAAGACCTGGTACCAGACCCTAACCAAGCCATCGTGGCGGCCCCCGAACGCAGCCTTTCCCGTGGTGTGGACGGGCCTCTACACTGGCATGGG cTATGGCTCCTACCTGGTGTGGAAGGAGCTGGGAGGATTTAACCAAGACGCTGTGGTGCCCCTGGGCCTCTACGGGCTACAGCTGGCACTGAACTGGGCTTGGACCCCCATCTTCTTCGGAGCACACAGGATCAAGCTG GCACTCATTGAGGTCATGCTCCTGACCGGAACAGTGGGCGCCACCATGCTCTCCTGGTACCCCATCAGCCGCCCGGCCACTATGCTCATGGTGCCTTACCTCCTGTGGCTCGGACTGGCCACAACGCTCAACTACTGCATCTGGAGGGACAACCCtgagcccaagcgggactaa
- the LOC108931246 gene encoding transmembrane and coiled-coil domains protein 2-like isoform X2: protein MKRCKSDDFGAPEDGGSPTLCSAGKDDTPSVFVVEVKPSDNPEMNSSIQNPHAPGPRNKPPDLKKIQQLSEGSMFGHGLKHLFHSRRRSREREAPSPQEPGAGLGAGLAAGATYSDHDSADEKERSPEMHRVSYAVSLHDLPARPTAFNRVLQQIRARPPIRRGASLHASGRRTKSNPASEAPRGGSPHLARRTAQDGPSGLMPHHSRPRSSSTTDAALLASEVPLHLGPEESERPGERVDKGEWSLGLPAPASHGGSDGSLGTDTPEAGDPQRTRAAVQHLQQKVLKVTEQIRVEQEARDGHVAEYLKLAHNADKQQAARIKQVFEKKNQKSAQTIAHLHKKLEHYHKKLKEIEQNGPTRQPKDVLRDMQQGLKDVGANVRAGISGFGGGVVEGVKGGVSALSHTAVVSKPREFASLIRNKFGSADNIAQLKDTLDDSRAEDAPRPLSGSATLVSSPKYGSEDDCSSATSGSAAGSPAGPAMGSPRAHVMDSSWDTLLEELRDIKAGQEHLEDAMEDMKTQLQRDYSYMTQWLQEERYRYERLEEQLNDLTELHQNEMSNLKQELASMEEKVAYQSYERARDVQEAVESCLTRITKLELQQQQQQVVQLEGVENGGARALLGKLINVILALMAVLLVFVSTMASFITPLMKSRERVAASVLLALLLVSLWKHWDVVQLWLWAN, encoded by the exons ATGAAACGCTGCAAATCGGATGACTTCGGTGCGCCGGAGGACGGCGGCAGCCCGACGTTGTGCAGCGCGGGGAAGGACGACACGCCGAGCGTGTTCGTCGTGGAGGTGAAGCCCAGCGACAACCCCGAGATGAACTCTTCCATCCAGAATCCACACGCTCCAGGTCCCAGGAACAAACCGCCCGATTTAAAG AAAATCCAGCAGCTGTCCGAGGGCTCCATGTTCGGTCATGGGCTGAAGCACCTGTTCCACAGTCGCCGGCGTTCACGGGAGCGGGAAGCTCCGAGCCCCCAGGAGCCAGGGGCAGGGCTGGGTGCCGGGCTAGCGGCGGGGGCCACGTACTCGGACCACGACTCCGCGGACGAGAAGGAGCGCTCTCCAGAGATGCACAGAGTGTCCtatgctgtgtcactgcacgaCCTGCCCGCTCGGCCGACAGCGTTCAACCGCGTGCTGCAGCAGATCCGCGCGCGCCCTCCCATCCGCCGAGGCGCCAGCCTGCATGCCAGCGGTCGCCGCACTAAGAGCAACCCGGCTTCAGAGGCCCCCCGCGGGGGCAGTCCCCACCTAGCTCGTCGCACTGCACAGGATGGGCCCTCTGGGCTGATGCCCCACCACAGTCGCCCACGTTCCTCCTCGACCACCGACGCCGCCCTGCTGGCCAGCGAAGTGCCACTGCACCTGGGCCCTGAAGAGTCTGAGCGTCCAGGCGAAAGG GTGGACAAAGGCGAGTGGAGCTTGGGCCTCCCTGCTCCCGCCAGTCACGGTGGCTCGGATGGCAGCCTGGGCACAGATACTCCCGAGGCAGGCGACCCCCAGCGCACGCGCGCTGCCGTGCAGcatctgcagcagaaggtgCTCAAGGTGACGGAGCAGATCCGCGTGGAGCAGGAGGCGCGAGACGGCCATGTGGCCGAGTACCTGAAGCTGGCCCACAACGCCGACAAGCAGCAGGCTGCACGCATCAAGCAGGTGTTTGAGAAGAAGAACCAGAAGTCAGCACAGACCATCGCTCACCTGCACAAGAAGCTGGAGCACTACCACAAGAAGCTGAAGGAGATTGAGCAG AACGGCCCAACTCGGCAGCCCAAGGATGTGCTCAGGGACATGCAGCAGGGTCTGAAGGATGTGGGTGCCAACGTGCGAGCGGGCATCAGTGgctttgggggtggggtggtggagGGCGTCAAGGGGGGTGTGTCCGCCCTGTCCCACACAGCTGTGGTCTCCAAGCCACGCGAGTTTGCCAGCCTCATCCGGAACAAATTTGGCAGCGCGGACAACATCGCGCAGCTGAAGGACACGCTGGATGACTCACGGGCCGAGGATGCCCCACGCCCCCTCAGTGGCAGCGCCACACTGGTGTCCAGCCCAAAGTATGGCAGCGAGGATGACTGTTCGAGCGCCACGTCGGGCTCGGCTGCCGGCAGCCCTGCTGGGCCGGCCATGGGAAGCCCGAGAGCGCACGTGATGGACAGCTCCTGGGACActctgctggaggagctgcgggACATCAAGGCTGGGCAGGAGCATCTGGAAGACGCCATGGAGGACATGAAGACCCAGCTGCAGAGGGACTACTCCTACATGACACAATGGCTGCAGGAGGAGCGCTACAG GTATGAACGTCTGGAAGAACAGCTGAACGACTTGACGGAGCTGCACCAGAACGAGATGAGCAATCTGAAGCAGGAGCTGGCTAGCATGGAGGAGAAGGTGGCGTATCAGTCCTACGAGCGTGCCAGAGATGTGCAG GAGGCAGTGGAGTCGTGTCTTACCCGGATCACGAAGCTtgagctccagcagcagcagcagcaggtggtacagCTGGAGGGAGTGGAGAATGGAGGAGCTCGCGCCCTGCTGGGCAAACTCATTAACGTGATTCTGGCCCTCATGGCCGTGCTGCTTGTGTTCGTGTCCACTATGGCGAGCTTCATCACGCCGCTCATGAAGAGCCGCGAGCGTGTGGCGGCCAGCGTGCTGCTGGCGCTGCTGCTTGTCTCACTCTGGAAGCACTGGGACGTCGTGCAGCTGTGGCTCTGGGCCAACTGA